CTTCACCATCTTGTCGCCGCGGATCTTTTCCAGGTTGGCGAGTTCGACGGCGACATCGGCCCGGGACGAGTACCCGAACAGACCCGTGGTGTGGCTCGCCAGCAGCGGCCACGCCGGATAGACGATCCAGTATCCGATCGACCAGATGATCGTGAGATAGAAGGTTATGACCCACCAGCGCGGCAGCGGGGTGTTTAGTTCCTTGATGCCGTCCCACTGATGACCCGTGGTCGCGGTACCGGTGACTTGGTCGATTTCGTTGTGCTCAGCCATGTTCTATTCCTCCCGCAACGGCATTCTCGCCGCCTCGTCGAAAGTTGCCTTGTTGCGGGGCCAGAGTGCGTAAGTCACGATTGCGAGAAATATCCCGACGAACATCGGCGTCCAGAAGGTCGTGACGAAATCCGAGGTGATATTCTGGACCGTTAGGATTGCTTTCATCGTTTGAGCCTTCTCAGCGAAGATTTGCTTTTTCGTTGTAAAGCTTGAAGTCGACCAGGGTGCCGAGCATCTGCAGGTAGGCGACCAGCGCGTCCATCTCGGTCGGAGCACCGCCCTTGCCGTCGAAGTTTCGCGCGACGGCCTTCGGATAGCGTTTGGTGAACGCTTCCACCCCGGCATTGTCGGGATCGGCCTGCGCCTTCATATCGGCGGCGGCGTTGGCAACCTGGTCATCCGAATAAGGCACGCCGACGATGCGGTTGGTCCGCAGATGGTCCGCAATACCGGTGGCGTCGACTTCGGTCGCGGCCAGATAGGGATATCCGGGCATCACCGACTGCGGCACGATGGCGCGCGGATTGACCAGATGCGTCACATGCCATTCGTCGGAATATTTTGCGCCGACCCGGGCCAGATCGGGGCCGGTTCGCTTCGATCCCCACTGGAACGGATGGTCGTACATGCTCTCGGCCGCCAGCGAGAAGTGACCGTAACGCTCGACCTCGTCGCGTAGCGGGCGGACCATCTGCGAGTGGCAGAGATAGCAGCCCTCGCGGAGGTAGATGTTGCGCCCCGCGAGCTCCAGCGGAGTATACGGCCTGACGCCATCGACCACCTCGATCGTGCTCTTCAGATAGAAGAGCGGGGTAATCTCGACCAGGCCGCCGACCGCGATCATGGCCAGGATGCCTCCGATCAAGATGATCGAGTTCTTTTCGAAAATTTGATGCCGCGTCCAGAAAGACATTTATTCGCTCCTCATTCCGCCGGCTGCAGAGCGACGGGCGACTGCACTTCCGCCTCGCCGGCGCGCACCGTCATCCAGAGATTGTACGCCATGATCAGTGACCCGATCAGGAACAGTGCTCCTCCGGCGGCGCGGATGATGTAGAATGGATGCATCGCTTCCACGGTCTCGATGAAGGAGTATTCGAGGAAGCCCAGCGACGTGTAGGCACGCCACATCAGACCCTGCAAGATCCCGGACACCCACATCGCGGAGATGTAGAGGACGATTCCGATGGTCGCGACCCAGAAGTGCCAGTTCACGAGCTTGAGACTGTAGAGCTTGCGATCCCACAACCAGGGAACCAGGCAGTAGAGCGCGCCGAACGAGACAAACCCAACCCAGCCCAGCGCACCTGAATGGACGTGACCGATGGTCCAATCAGTGTAGTGGCTGAGCGAGTTCACGACCTTGATCGACATCATCGGGCCTTCGAAGGTCGACATGCCGTAGAAGGCGACCGACACCACGAGCATGCGCAGCACGGGATCGGTGCGAAGCTTGTCCCAGGCGCCCGACAGCGTCATCAGACCGTTGATCATGCCGCCCCAGGAGGGCATCCAGAGCATGATCGAGAAGGTCATGCCGAGGGTCTGGGCCCAGTCCGGCAGCGCGGTGTAATGCAGATGATGTGGGCCGGCCCAGATGTAGAGGAAGATCAGCGCCCAGAAGTGGATGATCGACAACCGGTAGGAATAGATCGGCCGCTCGGCGCGCTTCGGAACGAAGTAGTACATAATGGCGAGGAAGCCGGCAGTCAGGAAGAACCCGACGGCGTTGTGGCCGTACCACCACTGGAACATCGCGTCCTGAACGCCGCCCCAGAGGATGTATGATTTCGATCCGAACACCGACACCGGCAGCGGCGGATTGTTGCCGAGGTGGAGCACGGCGATCGTCACGATGAACGCCAGGTAGAACCAGTTGGCGACGAAGATATGCGGTTCCTTGCGCTTGATCAGCGTCACCAGGAACACAAGCAAATACACGACCCAGACGATGGTCAGCCACAGGTCGGCATACCATTCCGGCTCCGCGTACTCCTTGCCCTGCGTGACGCCGAGCAGATAGCCGGTCCCGGCGATCAGGATGAAGAAATTGTAGCCGAGCACCACGAACCACGGCGCGATGTAGCCGGCGAGCCGCACGCGTGAACTCTTCTGCACCACGTAGAAGGAAGTCGCAAGCAGGACGTTGCCGCCGAATGCAAAGATCACCGCTGAGGTATGCAGCGGCCGCAACCGGCCGAAGCTCGTCCATGGCAGATCAAAATTGAGCGCCGGCCACGCCAGCTGGGAGGCGATCAGCAACCCGACGGTGAAACCGGCAATGCCCCAGAACATCGCCATGAACGAGGCGAACTTGATCGGGCCCAGGTTGTAGTTGGGCCGGCCGTTGATTTCCTGCGGCGGCAACTGCGCCGGGCGATCGAAGTACCGGTTCAGAATCGCAAAGACCGCCGCGAGACTGGCAGCGGCACCGAGCGAGGCATGGAATGCGAAGGGAGCATCGAGGGCTTTAGCTGCGCCTATCATGCACAGAAAGGCGGTCGCTGCGAACACGACCGTCAAGCCACTTTCACCAATGGTCATCTTCTTCAAACTAGCGGCTTGGCTCATGTGGAATCTCTTCTTGAGGACACGAATCTAACAACCACAATAGCGCCGGGGACGATTTGATCGAGATCAATTTCGTTAAGTTTGGTGATCTTCATAGAGTCCAGCGACGCGCGGCAGTCGCCTTTCGTCTAACTATCAAGGACCTTGCGAGCGCCCTCGCCTCATCAATAGGCAAGGGTCGTGAGCTGTGGACGCGGTGTTTTCGGATTGAGCGTCCGCTCACTCAAGCGCTGTCGCCGGAGCAGGCCTCGAGCGCCCTGAGAATATCCTCGCGGGAAATTATGCCAGCCAATCGATGGCCGCTGTCGATCGCGGGGACGCTCCTGAAGCGATGCTCGACCATCAGCTGCAGCACCCGCGTCAGTTTGGTGTCGGAGCGCACGTAGATGAACTCCGACGTCATGATGTCGGCGACGGTTCGCTTCATCAGATCGTCGTAGCGCGGCACCATCTGGTTTGGCGTGAACGCAAAGCACTTCAGGAAATCGAACTTGGTGACAAGGCCGATGATCTGCCCGTCCTCCTCGACCGGATAGGCATTGAAATCGTCGCGCTCGAACAGGTCACCTAGCCCACGCACCGTGAGGTCGCGCGTCACCGTCTTGACTTCGCGCGTCATGTGACCGGCGACGGTTTCCTCGAGAAATGTGTACAAGGCGCGATCCTGTCGGTTCTGGCCGTTGCGCTATCGCCATCTAGTGCGACAGCAACACGCAACGGGTGGTCTGGGTAATGAGATGCTGCGTCATGCCGCCGAGAATCAATTCGCGGAATCGCGAATGGCCGTAGGCGCCCGCGACAATGACGCCGGCGCCGACATCGGCAGCTATTTTGTCGAGCTGATCGGTGGCGGCGCCGTGCTTCTCCGGCACTAGTTCGGTGGCGGTGACACCGTGGCGCTCCAGCCATGCCACGACATCGCGAACCCGCAGGACGGCGGCCGGACGGCTGTCGCCCGCTTCCACGATCTCCGCGACGGTGACGTACTTGGCCTTGCGCAGCAACGGCAGCGAATCGGCGATCGCTCGCCGTGCCTCGGTGGTGTCCTTCCACGCCACCAGCACGCTGCGCAAATCGAGCCAGTTGGCGGTGTCGGGGACCACCAGCAGCGGGCGGCCCGCCTGCATCACCAGATCCTTCGGGCTGGCCATCGCAAATGGATCGGAAAGCGCATCGCTGTGCCCGCCGCTGACGATGAGGTCGGCGCAACGCGCCTGCTGCAGGATGAAACGCGCCGGAAAGTCGATGGCGCTGCGCCATTCGACAAATATGGCCCGATTCTTGACCGACCCGCGGAATTGCGCTTCCAGCTCCGATAGGCGCTTTTTCAGCGCCGCCTGACCCTGGTCGATCAGATTCTGGGCCTGCTCTCCCGAGGTGAAATAGAGCGGTGGGCTGAACTGTGACGCCGCAATCCCGACAATCCCTGCGTCAAATTTCTCAGCGATCTGGCCGGCAGCTTCGAGACGAGCCTCGTTGGGCTGGTCAAGCGCCAGATTGACCATGATGGTCGCATAGGTCATTCAATTTCTCCATTCTATTGATAATTTTAGGCCCTGAATCGGGGGCCAGGATGAGATAGATCAAACTGCCTCCAACCGCAGTGAATTTCGCGTGGCGGCGAGCCCGGCCGTCTTCCGGAAGAGGCTCCGGGCAGGCCTTGCGTCTGTATCGCCATCAGGCGAAATTGTCGGCTCGGCACCGCAGTTTTGCAGCCGTCGACCGCCCTCACGGGCGTCAATCTCGTATAGGATCGCCGAACCCGAATCTTGCCGGTTCAGGCTGGCGGGAGACCGGATAGTGAAAGTGAAGGCTTGACGTGAAGGCTTGGACGTGACCGGCACAACTCAATCGTCGCCAGACCACTCCGCCGGAAATGAACATTTCAGGCTCAAAATCGAGGGATTCGGGGTCGGAACCTGGGATCTTGAGCTCGCGACCCGAGATTTGGACTGGTCCGATACCACGCGAAGCTTGTTCGGCATTGCCCGCGGCACGCCGGTTACCTACCAGCTGTTCCTTTCGCTGCTCCAGCCGAAAGACCGCGAGCGCACCGAACTGGCAATAAAGAAGGTTGTCGAGACCGGCGGCAATCTGGACGTCTCCTTCAAGATCGTCGGAACGGCCGGACGCGGCCACTGGCTTCGCATCCGCGGCGGCCTGACCAGGGACGCGGCCGGGGTCGCGCGTCATCTCAGCGGACTGGTTCTCGATCTCGACGAAGAAAAGCAGCTCGAAGAGGCGCTGAAGACGCGAGAAAGCCACCTCCGCTCGATCCTCGATACGGTCCCGGACGCCATGATCGTGATCGACGGACTTGGCATCATCCAGTTCTTCTCCGCCGCGGCCGAGCGCCAGTTCGGCTATTCCGAGCAGGAGGCCGTTGGCCAAAATGTCAGCTTGCTGATGCCTCACCCGGACAGCGCGCGTCACGACAGCTATCTCGCGCGCTACCGGTCGACAGGCGAGCGACACATCGTCGGCATCGGGCGGATCGTGACGGGCAAACGCAAGGACGGCACGACTTTTCCGATGCACCTGTCGATCGGCGAAATGCAGTCCGGCGGCGAACCCTACTTCACCGGTTTCGTGCGCGACCTTACCGAACATCAGCAAACCCAGGCACGGCTGCAGGAATTGCAGTCCGAACTGGTCCATGTCTCGCGGCTGACCGCGATGGGAGAAATGGCCTCCGCGCTCGCCCATGAGCTCAATCAGCCTCTGGCCGCCATCAGCAACTACATGAAGGGCTCGCGCAGGCTGCTCGCCGGCAGTTCCGATCCAAATGCGCCGAAGATCGAAACGGCCATGGACCGCGCCGCGGAGCAGGCGCTTCGCGCCGGCCAGATCATACGCCGTCTGCGCGACTTCGTTTCGCGAGGGGAATCCGAGAAGCGGGTCGAAAGCCTGTCGAAACTGATCGAAGAGGCCGGCGCGCTCGGCCTGGCGGGCGCACGCGAACAGAGCGTCCAGCTTCGCTTCAATCTCGATCCGGAGTGCGATCAGGTGCTGGCGGATCGGGTGCAGATTCAGCAGGTGCTCGTGAATCTGTTTCGCAACGCGCTGGAGGCGATGGCGCAATCGCCGCGACGGGAACTGACCGTAACCAACGCCAAGGTGGCGGACGACATGGTCGAAGTCGAAGTGTCCGATACCGGGTCCGGATTCCACGATGACGTCAAGCCCAACCTGTTCCAGACATTCTTTACGACAAAGGAGACCGGGATGGGGGTGGGACTCTCCATCAGCCGCTCGATCATCGAAGCCCATGGCGGCCGGATGTTGGCCGAAAGCAACGCTGCCGGGGGCGCAACGTTCCGCTTCACGCTGCCCGTAGCGCCAAACGAGAGCTGAATATGCCGAACAAGGGAAAAGTTTATGTCATCGACGACGACGAGGCGATGCGGGATTCGCTGAACTTCCTGCTCGATTCGGCCGGCTTCAGCGTCACGCTGTTCGAAACCGCCCGGAATTTTCTCGATATGCTGCCGGGCCTCGAGTTTGGATGCGTGGTCTCCGACGTGCGCATGCCGGGCATCGACGGCATCGAACTTCTCAAGCGCTTGAAGGCGACCCACAGCACGTTTCCGATTCTGATCATGACCGGGCATGGCGATGTCCCGCTGGCGGTCGAGGCGATGAAACTGGGAGCGGTCGACTTTCTCGAGAAGCCGTTCGAGGACGACCGCCTGGTCGGCATGATCGAGGCAGCCATCCGCCAGGCAGAACCGGCGGCCAAGGGCGAGGCGGTCACTCACGACATTGCGGCGCGCGTCGCGACGCTCAGCCCGCGCGAGCGTCAGGTCATGGAAGGCCTCATCGCGGGCCTTTCCAACAAGCTGATCGCCCGCGACTACGACATCAGTCCCCGCACCATCGAGGTCTACCGGGCCAACGTGATGACCAAGATGCAGGCCAATAGCCTCTCGGAGTTGGTGCGGCTGGCGATGCGGGCCGGTCTGCTCAAGGACTGAACAAAATCCGGCGTACCGGCTATTGAGCTAAATCAAGCCATATTGCCTGGAATGGGTGTTAGCTTATCCAATGCATCAATCAGATTTGCACTCGGGGGGCGGGGATTCCAGGATGTCACCCGCAAAACCTACGGTCTATGTGGTCGACGACGACGCCGATGTCCTCGGCTCGCTGCGCTTTCTTCTTGAAACGGACGGCTTCAACGTTCGCACTTTCAGAAACGGCGCGGCGCTGCTGAATGCTGTCCGTTCGACCGGAGTGGACTGCTTTGTAATCGACTACAAGATGCCCGATATCAACGGCATCGATCTGGCCAGGCGCCTGCGCAACCGCGACATGATGGCGCCGATCATCCTCATTACCGGCTACCCGGACGAGAACATCTCGGCCAGGGCTGCGGCCGCCGGCGTGCGCGATGTGCTGCTGAAGCCCCTGCTCGATGAGAGCCTGGTGACGCGGATTCGAGGGGCGATTCGGGACGGCGGCCCCACCGCCGGCCCCGGAACCGGGCTGTGACCTACGGGAATATACGTAGGTAGACCCCCTTAAGATATCGCACGAAATTTTCAGGCTCGATCATTCCCCTTAGCAATTGGCCATCCGCCGCAAGGAGATGACCAATGCTCACCCAGTCCGTCACCACTTCCGCAGTCGCCAGCCGAGTAAGCCCGCTCCCCTACCCTGCTCTCGACCAGTTTGGCGCGGTCACCGGACATGCCGGCTTGATCGCCACCGAATTCAGCTACAAGAAGGATGAGGAAATCTACGGTGAAGATGAACCTGCGGAATACGTCTACCAAGTGATTTCCGGCGCGGTTCGCAGCTACAAGCTGCTTTCCGACGGACGCCGTCAGATCGGCGCGTTCCATCTGCCGGGTGACGTTTTCGGGCTCGAATCGGGAGCGTCCCATCGGCTCGCCGCAGAAGCCATTATCGATACCACCGTGCGGCTGGTGAAGCGCCGGAGCCTGGAACAGGCTGCAGGCGTTGACGTCAAGGTCGCGCGCAACCTCTGGACCATGACCGCCGGCGACCTGCGCCACGCCGAAGACCATATGCTGCTGCTGGGACGCAAGACCGCGATGGAACGGGTCGCTACCTTCCTCTTGGAAATGGACCGCCGGCTGGCCGTCGCAGGCATGATGGCGCTGCCGATGTGCCGCCGCGACATCGGCGATTACCTTGGCCTGACGCTGGAAACCGTCTCGCGCGCGCTTTCGCAGCTCCACGCCCAAGGCGTGCTCGGATTTTCCGGCGCCCGCCAGATCGTGCTGCGCAACCGCCAGCGCCTACACAATATGGACGCCTGAGCATCTCTCCTCCTCCTCCAAAAAGACATGCCCAGAGACAATATCTCTGGGCATGTTTGTTTCAGTTTCCCCTCGGACGCGCGCGCCGAGGATTTATTGACGCGCCCGTGCGTTTCGGCTTGCAGCCTAGCTCACCGGCGTCCGCTTCGGTTCGACGATCTCGAACATCCGCGGGAATTCGTCCATCAGCCCCATCAGTTCCGCCAGCCGCATCGGATTGCCGCTGACCTTGATCTTGCCGGCAGCCACTGCTTCCGGGAACGACGTGAGCTTGGCAATCACCTCGTCGAGCACGCCGCGAGGCAGCGTGAAGCCGGCGTCCGCGGTCGCCGCCTGCGCCCCCGCAACGTAGGTCAGCGCACTGTTCTCCAGGGTGAGAACGAAAGTCTCGCCGGTATCGGTGAAGTTCCAGTTGAGCACGATGTGCTTGCCTTCGGCCTTGGGGCCGTTGAGCCGGACGCCCAGCACGTCCCACAATTGCTCTGACCGCAAGGCTGCCAGCGTTTCGCGCGGCATCGGCATGCGCGGCGGCACCTTCGGCATGCCCTGCCGCAGCTCCTGCGCCCCGAACAGATAGGCGTTGCGCCAGGTCGCGCTCTCCGCGGCATAGCCGAGTTGCTCGAAGGTATCGGCGAGCAACGCGCGGGCCGATTGATTGTCGGGGTTCGCAAACACCAGATGGCTCAGCGCCTGCGCGACGAAGCGAAATTCGCCCTTGGCAAAGTCCTTGGCCGCGCGCGCCAGGATCGCGTCGGCACCGCCCATGTATTCGACATATTTCCTGCCGGCCTCGACCGGCGGCAGCGGATCGAGGTTGACCGGATTGGCGTCATACCAGCCGAGATATTTCTGGTAGATCGCCTTCACATTGTGCCGGATGTGGCCGTAATACCCCCGCGCATGCCAGGCGCCGTCGAGACTCGCCGGCAGCTTGATGGTCTCGGCGATTTCGGTGGCGGTGAGGCCATGGTTCATCAGGCGGATGGTCTGGTCATGCGCGAATTTATAGAGGTCGCGCTGCTGCCGGATCATGGTGTCGATGCGCTCCCGGCCCCAGACCGGCCAATGGTGCTGGCCGCACATCGCATCCGCCTTGCCGCCCCACATCTGCAAGGCCTCGCCAAGATATTTCGACCAGGCGAGAGCGTCGCGCACGTCGGCGCCGCGGAACGGCAGCAGATTGTGGAAATTGTGCGTGCAGTTCTCGGCCAGGTTCAGGAGCTTGTAGCGCGGAATAAAGAAATGCATTTCCGCCGGCGCCTCGGAGTTCGGCGCCATCTGGAATTCGAATTCGACCCCGTCGATGGTGCGCTTGCCGCCGGTCGCCATGATCAGATCCGAGGGGCGCAACAGCGCGACCGAGCCTGCCGCCATCGACTTGCCGAGGCCGCAATCGATCTGCCCGCGCGAACCCTTGGCCAGAAGCGGCCCGAACTGATACTGCGCCCGCCGCAGCATCGCCGGGCCGGCGATGATGTTTTCCGAAACCGCATGCTCCATGAACAGATTCGGCGCGATGATCGGGACGCTGCCGCTCGCCAGCACGTCTTCTGCAAGTACGCCGCGCGCGCCGCCCCAATGGTCGGTATGGGTGTGGGTGAAGATGACGGCCACCACCGGCCGCAGGCCGCGGTGCTTGAAATAGAGCTCCATCGCGGCCCGCGCGCCTTCGATCGAGGTCAGGGTATCCACCACGATCACGCCGCTGTCGCCTTCGATCAGGGTCATGTTGGCGATGTCGAGGCCGCGCACCTGATAGACGCCGGGCACCACCTCGAACAATCCATGGTGCATGTTGAGGCGCGACTGCCGCCACAGGCTCGGATCGACCGTCGGGGGACTTTGCTCGCTGGAGAGGAAAGCATAGGGCTCGAGGCTCCAGACCACCCTGCCCTGCGCCGAAGCGATCCGCGCGTTCTCCACCGTACCGAGAAAGCCGCGGGCAGCTTCGTCGAAATCGCGCGTATCCGAAAACGGCAGCGCCTTCAGCGTCGCCGCATGCTGCGCCACGACCGGCGCCGAGGCTTCCTTCGGTGTTTCCTTGGGTGTTTCGATGGTGGCCGTCTGGGTCATGTTATTGTCCTCCCTCTCGCGTGGCGAAAATCAGAGTTGGATTTCTCTATGATGGATGCGCCGCGAGATAGGGCGAGTCCGCGATCGACCAGGACGGCATCGCTTCCATCCGAAAAATCTGCCGCAGGTGCACTTCGTCCGGCCCGTCACCGATCCGAAGCAGCCGTCCCCAGGCCAGCGCCTGGTGGATCGGCGCATCGTCGGATCCGCCCATCGCGCCGAACACCTGCAGGGCGCGGTCGGCGATCCGCTGCAGCATCGCGGGGACCGCTACCTTGATCAGCGAGACGTCGCGCCAATTCTTGGTTGAAGAACTTGCGCCGTGATGGCCGGCCAGGTCGAGCCGCCACGCGCAACGATAGGCCAGCAGCCGCGCCTGCTCGAGTTCGACGCGGGATTCGGCGATCCAGCGCTGCACGGTGTCGTACTGAATGACGGTGCGTCCGAACGCGGAGCGCTCGGCCGAGCGCACCATCATCAACTCGATCAGCAGTTCGCACAGCCCGATCGAGCGCATGCAATGATGAATTCGCGCCGGCCCAAGGCGGATCTGCGCCACCTTGAAGCCATCGCCTTCGGCACCGAGCAGGTTCGCCGCGGAAACACGGACATTGTCGAAGGCGAGTTCGCCGATCGGGGCGGTGTGATCCTCGCAGCCCATCCAGCGCAGCCGCCGCACCAGGCGGACGCCGGGCGCATCCATCGGCACGATGATGCAGGAATGGCGGCGGGTGCGGTCGGCGTCGGAATTGGTCACCCCCATCACGATCAGGAAGCTGCAGCGCGGATGCGCAGCACCGGTGATGAACCATTTGCGGCCGTTGATGATGTAGTCGTCGCCGTCGCGCACCATGCGCGTGGCGATATTGGTCGCGTCCGAAGAGGCCACATCGGGCTCGGTCATGCCGAAGGCGGAGCGGGTCCCCGCCTCCAGCAGCGGCCGCAGCCAGCGCGCCTTCTGTTCCGGCGTCGCGCAGTTCTGCAGCGCAATCATGTTGGGCACGTCGGGCGCCTGACAGTTGAAGACCTCGGAGGCCCAGAACAGCCGTCCCATGATCTCGGCGAGCGGCGCATATTCGAGATTTGAAAGCCGTGTTCCCGGCTCATCGGGCGCGAGTTCGGGCAGGCCGAGATTCCACAATCCCGCCGCGCGCGCCTTCTGCTGCAGCTCCGCCATGAACGGTGGAGTTTCGCGGCCGCCGGCGGTGTGTTCGAGCCAGCTGCGATGGCGCGGCAGCACCTCGGAATCGAAGAACGCGGAAAGCCGTTTCCGCCACTGCTCCGACCGCTCGGACAGATCGAAATCCATGCTGCCTCCCAGGTGGGAGCATCTAAACGAATATCAAAACGAATTGCAAATTTGTTTCTATATATTGACAGTATGGCAACTTCTGTCAAATATTCCGCATGACATCGACGTCGTCCTTGAGCCGATCCGCTGCTGCCCGGCCGAAAGCCGTGGCAGATCAAAACGATCCGTCGTTTGCGACAACGCTGGCGCACGGGCTCGACGTGCTCGCGGCCTTCCGCAACAGCACCGGCTCACTGTCGAAC
The genomic region above belongs to Bradyrhizobium sediminis and contains:
- the fixJ gene encoding response regulator FixJ, producing the protein MPNKGKVYVIDDDEAMRDSLNFLLDSAGFSVTLFETARNFLDMLPGLEFGCVVSDVRMPGIDGIELLKRLKATHSTFPILIMTGHGDVPLAVEAMKLGAVDFLEKPFEDDRLVGMIEAAIRQAEPAAKGEAVTHDIAARVATLSPRERQVMEGLIAGLSNKLIARDYDISPRTIEVYRANVMTKMQANSLSELVRLAMRAGLLKD
- a CDS encoding acyl-CoA dehydrogenase family protein, with translation MDFDLSERSEQWRKRLSAFFDSEVLPRHRSWLEHTAGGRETPPFMAELQQKARAAGLWNLGLPELAPDEPGTRLSNLEYAPLAEIMGRLFWASEVFNCQAPDVPNMIALQNCATPEQKARWLRPLLEAGTRSAFGMTEPDVASSDATNIATRMVRDGDDYIINGRKWFITGAAHPRCSFLIVMGVTNSDADRTRRHSCIIVPMDAPGVRLVRRLRWMGCEDHTAPIGELAFDNVRVSAANLLGAEGDGFKVAQIRLGPARIHHCMRSIGLCELLIELMMVRSAERSAFGRTVIQYDTVQRWIAESRVELEQARLLAYRCAWRLDLAGHHGASSSTKNWRDVSLIKVAVPAMLQRIADRALQVFGAMGGSDDAPIHQALAWGRLLRIGDGPDEVHLRQIFRMEAMPSWSIADSPYLAAHPS
- a CDS encoding universal stress protein, which gives rise to MTYATIMVNLALDQPNEARLEAAGQIAEKFDAGIVGIAASQFSPPLYFTSGEQAQNLIDQGQAALKKRLSELEAQFRGSVKNRAIFVEWRSAIDFPARFILQQARCADLIVSGGHSDALSDPFAMASPKDLVMQAGRPLLVVPDTANWLDLRSVLVAWKDTTEARRAIADSLPLLRKAKYVTVAEIVEAGDSRPAAVLRVRDVVAWLERHGVTATELVPEKHGAATDQLDKIAADVGAGVIVAGAYGHSRFRELILGGMTQHLITQTTRCVLLSH
- the fixL gene encoding sensor protein FixL; protein product: MTGTTQSSPDHSAGNEHFRLKIEGFGVGTWDLELATRDLDWSDTTRSLFGIARGTPVTYQLFLSLLQPKDRERTELAIKKVVETGGNLDVSFKIVGTAGRGHWLRIRGGLTRDAAGVARHLSGLVLDLDEEKQLEEALKTRESHLRSILDTVPDAMIVIDGLGIIQFFSAAAERQFGYSEQEAVGQNVSLLMPHPDSARHDSYLARYRSTGERHIVGIGRIVTGKRKDGTTFPMHLSIGEMQSGGEPYFTGFVRDLTEHQQTQARLQELQSELVHVSRLTAMGEMASALAHELNQPLAAISNYMKGSRRLLAGSSDPNAPKIETAMDRAAEQALRAGQIIRRLRDFVSRGESEKRVESLSKLIEEAGALGLAGAREQSVQLRFNLDPECDQVLADRVQIQQVLVNLFRNALEAMAQSPRRELTVTNAKVADDMVEVEVSDTGSGFHDDVKPNLFQTFFTTKETGMGVGLSISRSIIEAHGGRMLAESNAAGGATFRFTLPVAPNES
- a CDS encoding CBS domain-containing protein, giving the protein MYTFLEETVAGHMTREVKTVTRDLTVRGLGDLFERDDFNAYPVEEDGQIIGLVTKFDFLKCFAFTPNQMVPRYDDLMKRTVADIMTSEFIYVRSDTKLTRVLQLMVEHRFRSVPAIDSGHRLAGIISREDILRALEACSGDSA
- the ccoN gene encoding cytochrome-c oxidase, cbb3-type subunit I, whose translation is MTIGESGLTVVFAATAFLCMIGAAKALDAPFAFHASLGAAASLAAVFAILNRYFDRPAQLPPQEINGRPNYNLGPIKFASFMAMFWGIAGFTVGLLIASQLAWPALNFDLPWTSFGRLRPLHTSAVIFAFGGNVLLATSFYVVQKSSRVRLAGYIAPWFVVLGYNFFILIAGTGYLLGVTQGKEYAEPEWYADLWLTIVWVVYLLVFLVTLIKRKEPHIFVANWFYLAFIVTIAVLHLGNNPPLPVSVFGSKSYILWGGVQDAMFQWWYGHNAVGFFLTAGFLAIMYYFVPKRAERPIYSYRLSIIHFWALIFLYIWAGPHHLHYTALPDWAQTLGMTFSIMLWMPSWGGMINGLMTLSGAWDKLRTDPVLRMLVVSVAFYGMSTFEGPMMSIKVVNSLSHYTDWTIGHVHSGALGWVGFVSFGALYCLVPWLWDRKLYSLKLVNWHFWVATIGIVLYISAMWVSGILQGLMWRAYTSLGFLEYSFIETVEAMHPFYIIRAAGGALFLIGSLIMAYNLWMTVRAGEAEVQSPVALQPAE
- the ccoO gene encoding cytochrome-c oxidase, cbb3-type subunit II, producing the protein MSFWTRHQIFEKNSIILIGGILAMIAVGGLVEITPLFYLKSTIEVVDGVRPYTPLELAGRNIYLREGCYLCHSQMVRPLRDEVERYGHFSLAAESMYDHPFQWGSKRTGPDLARVGAKYSDEWHVTHLVNPRAIVPQSVMPGYPYLAATEVDATGIADHLRTNRIVGVPYSDDQVANAAADMKAQADPDNAGVEAFTKRYPKAVARNFDGKGGAPTEMDALVAYLQMLGTLVDFKLYNEKANLR
- a CDS encoding helix-turn-helix domain-containing protein; translated protein: MLTQSVTTSAVASRVSPLPYPALDQFGAVTGHAGLIATEFSYKKDEEIYGEDEPAEYVYQVISGAVRSYKLLSDGRRQIGAFHLPGDVFGLESGASHRLAAEAIIDTTVRLVKRRSLEQAAGVDVKVARNLWTMTAGDLRHAEDHMLLLGRKTAMERVATFLLEMDRRLAVAGMMALPMCRRDIGDYLGLTLETVSRALSQLHAQGVLGFSGARQIVLRNRQRLHNMDA
- a CDS encoding cbb3-type cytochrome c oxidase subunit 3, whose amino-acid sequence is MKAILTVQNITSDFVTTFWTPMFVGIFLAIVTYALWPRNKATFDEAARMPLREE
- a CDS encoding response regulator, which encodes MSPAKPTVYVVDDDADVLGSLRFLLETDGFNVRTFRNGAALLNAVRSTGVDCFVIDYKMPDINGIDLARRLRNRDMMAPIILITGYPDENISARAAAAGVRDVLLKPLLDESLVTRIRGAIRDGGPTAGPGTGL
- a CDS encoding alkyl/aryl-sulfatase, coding for MTQTATIETPKETPKEASAPVVAQHAATLKALPFSDTRDFDEAARGFLGTVENARIASAQGRVVWSLEPYAFLSSEQSPPTVDPSLWRQSRLNMHHGLFEVVPGVYQVRGLDIANMTLIEGDSGVIVVDTLTSIEGARAAMELYFKHRGLRPVVAVIFTHTHTDHWGGARGVLAEDVLASGSVPIIAPNLFMEHAVSENIIAGPAMLRRAQYQFGPLLAKGSRGQIDCGLGKSMAAGSVALLRPSDLIMATGGKRTIDGVEFEFQMAPNSEAPAEMHFFIPRYKLLNLAENCTHNFHNLLPFRGADVRDALAWSKYLGEALQMWGGKADAMCGQHHWPVWGRERIDTMIRQQRDLYKFAHDQTIRLMNHGLTATEIAETIKLPASLDGAWHARGYYGHIRHNVKAIYQKYLGWYDANPVNLDPLPPVEAGRKYVEYMGGADAILARAAKDFAKGEFRFVAQALSHLVFANPDNQSARALLADTFEQLGYAAESATWRNAYLFGAQELRQGMPKVPPRMPMPRETLAALRSEQLWDVLGVRLNGPKAEGKHIVLNWNFTDTGETFVLTLENSALTYVAGAQAATADAGFTLPRGVLDEVIAKLTSFPEAVAAGKIKVSGNPMRLAELMGLMDEFPRMFEIVEPKRTPVS